The Chaetodon auriga isolate fChaAug3 chromosome 20, fChaAug3.hap1, whole genome shotgun sequence genome contains the following window.
CTTTTTGTGACCGATTTCACTTATATACATGCTATATTTAACTGAATTTGAATATACAAAGATGTAACACgataaaataacaaaagattGAGTTCTACAATTATCTGGTGTGATTGTCTTTCTGCCGATATtccatgaatgcagcatttgtaTCGACGTCATTTCCTGGATTACGTTTTCCTGTTAAACATGGCGGCGACCTTGTGTGTAAAATTGTTACCGAAACAAGGTAATTTTGAGTCAATACTGCATTTCTGTCCGTAGTTATCTGTCTGTAGTGAgttagcattttgttgtctgttATTCTAGAACCAGCTAAAGCTAGCAGTAATAACTGTGCTTCCTTTAAAGAGCTTACCAGACAGTCTACAAGTGTGTAGTTAGCCGGTTAGCATAGCAACCTCAGACGTAGCAAGTCGAACATTAGCGGGTTTTTAACAAACTTTGCGCTTTTCAGGATGGCTGCCCCTGACACAGAGTGTTCGGCACGGCTCCAAGGCCGTGACTCGCCACAGGAGACCGATGCACTTCCTCAAACAGAAGCTCGTGGCTGTCACACAGTACATGCCTCCAGCGCGGATTGCTCCTCCAGGCGCCTATCCAtcccaaaacaaacagacacaggaggTAACATTGAGTTCATGATTTCATTTGCTCCCATTCCTCCACAGGAGCCTCAGTGAGGTTCTGCATTGATGCTGGGCGATAAGCTCTGGCTTGTTCATCCCAAAAGGTGTTTGTGCACAGAAACATTGTCAGGTTGAAACGGGAAAGGAGCTTCCGCAGACTGTTGCTGCAAAGTTGGAAGCACGCCATTGTCTAAAATATCAGTGTGTTGTCGCATTAAGACTCCTTTCATTGGCCCTAAGTCTtgtaaacctttaaaaacagcccTCAACTGAATCCACGTTtgtctcttcttttctgtttgacCAGGATAATCCTTTGATGGTAGTCATGAAGAGGGATTTGAAGAAGGTGTTCCAGGACTTTAAGATGATCGCTGTGGTCCAGAACAACGCCAGTAGCGCAGAGGACATGCTGCTTCTCAAGCACAGACTTTATAAACATGGCATCACCATCAAGTTCTTCTCAAACCAGGTAAACTTTTGCtaaacttttatttatgtttctgtggCTTG
Protein-coding sequences here:
- the mrpl10 gene encoding large ribosomal subunit protein uL10m is translated as MQHLYRRHFLDYVFLLNMAATLCVKLLPKQGWLPLTQSVRHGSKAVTRHRRPMHFLKQKLVAVTQYMPPARIAPPGAYPSQNKQTQEDNPLMVVMKRDLKKVFQDFKMIAVVQNNASSAEDMLLLKHRLYKHGITIKFFSNQVVRSFLKDSVYSNMAPLFIGPTVLIVSKEPAVKELLRTLRASPQMTLLGACIENTLLSAQGVLSYSKLPSVTVAHGELVGGLAMLTSRTASMLQHHPAHLSALLQQYVKQQSSDDSAEGAPKAEEAT